One Pelecanus crispus isolate bPelCri1 chromosome 14, bPelCri1.pri, whole genome shotgun sequence genomic window carries:
- the ELMO2 gene encoding engulfment and cell motility protein 2 isoform X2 → MPPPSDIVKVAVEWPGANAQLLEIDQKRPLASIIKEVCDGWSLPNPEYYTLRYADGPQLYITEQTRCDIKNGTILQLAVSPSRAARQLMERIQSHSMEARLDAMKELAKLSADVTFATEFINMEGVTVLTRLVESGTKLLSHYSEMLAFTLTAFLELMDHGIVSWDMVSITFIKQIAGYVSQPMVDVSILQRSLAILESMVLNSQTLYQKIAEEITVGQLISHLQVSNQEIQTYAIALINALFLKAPEDKRQQDKLLNPLDLPITEMANAFAQKHLRSIILNHVIRGNRPIKTEMAHQLYVLQVLTFNLLEERMMTKMDPNDQAQRDIIFELRRIAFDAESDSNTVPGSGTEKRKAMYTKDYKMLGFTNHINPAMDFTQTPPGMLALDNMLYLAKFHQDTYIRIVLENSSREDKHECPFGRSAIELTRMLCEILQVGELPNEGRNDYHPMFFTHDRAFEELFAICIQLLNKTWKEMRATAEDFNKVMQVVREQITRALPSKPNSLDQFKSKLRSLSYSEILRLRQSERMSQDDFQSPPIVELREKIQPEILELIKQQRLNRLCEGSSFRKIGNRRRQERFWYCRLALNHKVLHYGDLEDNAQGEVTFESLQEKIPVADIKAIVTGKDCPHMKEKSALKQNKEVLELAFSILYDPDETLNFIAPNKYEYCIWIDGLNALLGKDMSSELTKSDLDTLLSMEMKLRLLDLENIQIPEAPPPIPKEPSSYDFVYHYG, encoded by the exons ATGCCACCACCCTCGGACATTGTGAAAGTAGCTGTTGAGTGGCCAGGTGCCAatgcccagctgctggaaatAGATCAG AAAAGGCCTCTTGCATCCATCATCAAGGAGGTCTGTGATGG GTGGTCGTTGCCAAACCCCGAGTACTACACCTTGCGGTATGCTGATGGTCCTCAGCTGTACATCACAGAGCAG actcGCTGTGATATCAAGAATGGAACTATCCTACAGCTGGCAGTCTCTCCG TCCAGGGCAGCTCGCCAGCTGATGGAGAGGATCCAGTCGCACAGTATGGAAGCCCGACTGGATGCCATGAAGGAACTGGCTAAACTTTCAGCAGATGTGACCTTTGCCACAGAGTTCATCAACATGGAAGGGGTTACAGTGCTGACACGGCTTGTGGAGAGTGGGACCAAGCTTCTGTCCCA ttACAGTGAGATGTTAGCTTTCACCCTGACTGCCTTCTTGGAGCTCATGGACCATGGTATTGTCTCTTGGGACATGGTCTCAATAACCTTCATCAAACAG ATTGCAGGGTATGTGAGTCAGCCTATGGTAGATGTCTCCATCCTCCAACGATCCCTAGCCATTCTAGAAAGCATGGTGCTAAACAGTCAGACTCTGTATCAGAAGATAGCAGAAGAAATCACCGTGGGGCAGCTCATTTCTCATCTGCAAGT ctcaAACCAAGAGATTCAGACATATGCCATTGCCCTGATCAATGCCCTCTTCCTGAAGGCACCTGAGGACAAGAGACAG cAGGACAAGCTGCTTAACCCACTAGACCTGCCCATCACT GAAATGGCTAATGCATTTGCCCAGAAGCACCTGAGGTCTATAATCCTGAAT catgTGATAAGAGGAAACCGCccaattaaaacagaaatggcaCATCAGCTGTATGTGCTACAGGTCCTGACCTTTAACCTCCTGGAAGAGAGAATGATGACCAAGATGGATCCCAATGATCAG GCACAGAGAGACATCATATTTGAGTTGAGAAGAATTGCATTTGATGCGGAGTCTGACAGCAACACCGTCCCTGGCAGTGGAACAGAAAAACGCAAAGCCATGTACACAAAGGACTACAAGATGCTGGGATTCACT aatcacatcAATCCAGCCATGGATTTCACTCAGACTCCTCCAGGGATGCTGGCATTGGACAACATGCTCTACTTGGCCAAATTTCATCAGGACACCTATATCAGA ATTGTTCTGGAGAACAGCAGTCGAGAAGATAAACATGAGTGTCCCTTTGGGCGCAGTGCCATTGAGCTTACCAGGATGCTTTGTGAGATCCTGCAAGTTGGGGAACTCC CCAATGAAGGCCGGAATGACTATCACCCCATGTTTTTCACCCATGACCGTGCATTTGAGGAGCTATTTGCCATCTGCATCCAGCTATTGAACAAGACCTGGAAAGAAATGAGGGCGACAGCAGAAGATTTTAATAAG GTTATGCAGGTTGTGAGGGAACAGATCACACGGGCTCTCCCCTCTAAACCAAACTCCTTGGACCAGTTCAAGAGCAAACTGCGCAGCCTGAGCTATTCTGAGATTCTGCGACTTCGCCAGTCTGAGAGAATGAGCCAAGATGACTTCCAGTCACCACCTATTGT GGAGCTGAGAGAGAAAATCCAACCTGAGATCTTGGAGCTGATAAAGCAACAGCGCCTGAACAGGCTTTGTGAGGGAAGTAGCTTTCGAAAAATTGGAAATCGCAGAAGACAAG AAAGATTTTGGTATTGTCGCCTGGCTCTGAATCACAAGGTGCTACACTATGGAGATCTGGAAGATAATGCCCAGGGAGAAGTGACCTTTGAATCtctacaggaaaaaa TTCCAGTTGCAGACATCAAAGCCATTGTCACAGGGAAGGATTGTCCACACATGAAGGAGAAAAGTGCACTGAAACAGAACAAG GAAGTGTTAGAATTGGCCTTCTCGATATTATACGATCCTGATGAGACCTTGAACTTCATTGCACCTAATAAATATGAG
- the ELMO2 gene encoding engulfment and cell motility protein 2 isoform X1: MPPPSDIVKVAVEWPGANAQLLEIDQKRPLASIIKEVCDGWSLPNPEYYTLRYADGPQLYITEQTRCDIKNGTILQLAVSPSRAARQLMERIQSHSMEARLDAMKELAKLSADVTFATEFINMEGVTVLTRLVESGTKLLSHYSEMLAFTLTAFLELMDHGIVSWDMVSITFIKQIAGYVSQPMVDVSILQRSLAILESMVLNSQTLYQKIAEEITVGQLISHLQVSNQEIQTYAIALINALFLKAPEDKRQEMANAFAQKHLRSIILNHVIRGNRPIKTEMAHQLYVLQVLTFNLLEERMMTKMDPNDQAQRDIIFELRRIAFDAESDSNTVPGSGTEKRKAMYTKDYKMLGFTNHINPAMDFTQTPPGMLALDNMLYLAKFHQDTYIRIVLENSSREDKHECPFGRSAIELTRMLCEILQVGELPNEGRNDYHPMFFTHDRAFEELFAICIQLLNKTWKEMRATAEDFNKVMQVVREQITRALPSKPNSLDQFKSKLRSLSYSEILRLRQSERMSQDDFQSPPIVELREKIQPEILELIKQQRLNRLCEGSSFRKIGNRRRQERFWYCRLALNHKVLHYGDLEDNAQGEVTFESLQEKIPVADIKAIVTGKDCPHMKEKSALKQNKEVLELAFSILYDPDETLNFIAPNKYEYCIWIDGLNALLGKDMSSELTKSDLDTLLSMEMKLRLLDLENIQIPEAPPPIPKEPSSYDFVYHYG; encoded by the exons ATGCCACCACCCTCGGACATTGTGAAAGTAGCTGTTGAGTGGCCAGGTGCCAatgcccagctgctggaaatAGATCAG AAAAGGCCTCTTGCATCCATCATCAAGGAGGTCTGTGATGG GTGGTCGTTGCCAAACCCCGAGTACTACACCTTGCGGTATGCTGATGGTCCTCAGCTGTACATCACAGAGCAG actcGCTGTGATATCAAGAATGGAACTATCCTACAGCTGGCAGTCTCTCCG TCCAGGGCAGCTCGCCAGCTGATGGAGAGGATCCAGTCGCACAGTATGGAAGCCCGACTGGATGCCATGAAGGAACTGGCTAAACTTTCAGCAGATGTGACCTTTGCCACAGAGTTCATCAACATGGAAGGGGTTACAGTGCTGACACGGCTTGTGGAGAGTGGGACCAAGCTTCTGTCCCA ttACAGTGAGATGTTAGCTTTCACCCTGACTGCCTTCTTGGAGCTCATGGACCATGGTATTGTCTCTTGGGACATGGTCTCAATAACCTTCATCAAACAG ATTGCAGGGTATGTGAGTCAGCCTATGGTAGATGTCTCCATCCTCCAACGATCCCTAGCCATTCTAGAAAGCATGGTGCTAAACAGTCAGACTCTGTATCAGAAGATAGCAGAAGAAATCACCGTGGGGCAGCTCATTTCTCATCTGCAAGT ctcaAACCAAGAGATTCAGACATATGCCATTGCCCTGATCAATGCCCTCTTCCTGAAGGCACCTGAGGACAAGAGACAG GAAATGGCTAATGCATTTGCCCAGAAGCACCTGAGGTCTATAATCCTGAAT catgTGATAAGAGGAAACCGCccaattaaaacagaaatggcaCATCAGCTGTATGTGCTACAGGTCCTGACCTTTAACCTCCTGGAAGAGAGAATGATGACCAAGATGGATCCCAATGATCAG GCACAGAGAGACATCATATTTGAGTTGAGAAGAATTGCATTTGATGCGGAGTCTGACAGCAACACCGTCCCTGGCAGTGGAACAGAAAAACGCAAAGCCATGTACACAAAGGACTACAAGATGCTGGGATTCACT aatcacatcAATCCAGCCATGGATTTCACTCAGACTCCTCCAGGGATGCTGGCATTGGACAACATGCTCTACTTGGCCAAATTTCATCAGGACACCTATATCAGA ATTGTTCTGGAGAACAGCAGTCGAGAAGATAAACATGAGTGTCCCTTTGGGCGCAGTGCCATTGAGCTTACCAGGATGCTTTGTGAGATCCTGCAAGTTGGGGAACTCC CCAATGAAGGCCGGAATGACTATCACCCCATGTTTTTCACCCATGACCGTGCATTTGAGGAGCTATTTGCCATCTGCATCCAGCTATTGAACAAGACCTGGAAAGAAATGAGGGCGACAGCAGAAGATTTTAATAAG GTTATGCAGGTTGTGAGGGAACAGATCACACGGGCTCTCCCCTCTAAACCAAACTCCTTGGACCAGTTCAAGAGCAAACTGCGCAGCCTGAGCTATTCTGAGATTCTGCGACTTCGCCAGTCTGAGAGAATGAGCCAAGATGACTTCCAGTCACCACCTATTGT GGAGCTGAGAGAGAAAATCCAACCTGAGATCTTGGAGCTGATAAAGCAACAGCGCCTGAACAGGCTTTGTGAGGGAAGTAGCTTTCGAAAAATTGGAAATCGCAGAAGACAAG AAAGATTTTGGTATTGTCGCCTGGCTCTGAATCACAAGGTGCTACACTATGGAGATCTGGAAGATAATGCCCAGGGAGAAGTGACCTTTGAATCtctacaggaaaaaa TTCCAGTTGCAGACATCAAAGCCATTGTCACAGGGAAGGATTGTCCACACATGAAGGAGAAAAGTGCACTGAAACAGAACAAG GAAGTGTTAGAATTGGCCTTCTCGATATTATACGATCCTGATGAGACCTTGAACTTCATTGCACCTAATAAATATGAG
- the ELMO2 gene encoding engulfment and cell motility protein 2 isoform X3 — protein MPPPSDIVKVAVEWPGANAQLLEIDQKRPLASIIKEVCDGWSLPNPEYYTLRYADGPQLYITEQTRCDIKNGTILQLAVSPSRAARQLMERIQSHSMEARLDAMKELAKLSADVTFATEFINMEGVTVLTRLVESGTKLLSHYSEMLAFTLTAFLELMDHGIVSWDMVSITFIKQIAGYVSQPMVDVSILQRSLAILESMVLNSQTLYQKIAEEITVGQLISHLQVSNQEIQTYAIALINALFLKAPEDKRQHVIRGNRPIKTEMAHQLYVLQVLTFNLLEERMMTKMDPNDQAQRDIIFELRRIAFDAESDSNTVPGSGTEKRKAMYTKDYKMLGFTNHINPAMDFTQTPPGMLALDNMLYLAKFHQDTYIRIVLENSSREDKHECPFGRSAIELTRMLCEILQVGELPNEGRNDYHPMFFTHDRAFEELFAICIQLLNKTWKEMRATAEDFNKVMQVVREQITRALPSKPNSLDQFKSKLRSLSYSEILRLRQSERMSQDDFQSPPIVELREKIQPEILELIKQQRLNRLCEGSSFRKIGNRRRQERFWYCRLALNHKVLHYGDLEDNAQGEVTFESLQEKIPVADIKAIVTGKDCPHMKEKSALKQNKEVLELAFSILYDPDETLNFIAPNKYEYCIWIDGLNALLGKDMSSELTKSDLDTLLSMEMKLRLLDLENIQIPEAPPPIPKEPSSYDFVYHYG, from the exons ATGCCACCACCCTCGGACATTGTGAAAGTAGCTGTTGAGTGGCCAGGTGCCAatgcccagctgctggaaatAGATCAG AAAAGGCCTCTTGCATCCATCATCAAGGAGGTCTGTGATGG GTGGTCGTTGCCAAACCCCGAGTACTACACCTTGCGGTATGCTGATGGTCCTCAGCTGTACATCACAGAGCAG actcGCTGTGATATCAAGAATGGAACTATCCTACAGCTGGCAGTCTCTCCG TCCAGGGCAGCTCGCCAGCTGATGGAGAGGATCCAGTCGCACAGTATGGAAGCCCGACTGGATGCCATGAAGGAACTGGCTAAACTTTCAGCAGATGTGACCTTTGCCACAGAGTTCATCAACATGGAAGGGGTTACAGTGCTGACACGGCTTGTGGAGAGTGGGACCAAGCTTCTGTCCCA ttACAGTGAGATGTTAGCTTTCACCCTGACTGCCTTCTTGGAGCTCATGGACCATGGTATTGTCTCTTGGGACATGGTCTCAATAACCTTCATCAAACAG ATTGCAGGGTATGTGAGTCAGCCTATGGTAGATGTCTCCATCCTCCAACGATCCCTAGCCATTCTAGAAAGCATGGTGCTAAACAGTCAGACTCTGTATCAGAAGATAGCAGAAGAAATCACCGTGGGGCAGCTCATTTCTCATCTGCAAGT ctcaAACCAAGAGATTCAGACATATGCCATTGCCCTGATCAATGCCCTCTTCCTGAAGGCACCTGAGGACAAGAGACAG catgTGATAAGAGGAAACCGCccaattaaaacagaaatggcaCATCAGCTGTATGTGCTACAGGTCCTGACCTTTAACCTCCTGGAAGAGAGAATGATGACCAAGATGGATCCCAATGATCAG GCACAGAGAGACATCATATTTGAGTTGAGAAGAATTGCATTTGATGCGGAGTCTGACAGCAACACCGTCCCTGGCAGTGGAACAGAAAAACGCAAAGCCATGTACACAAAGGACTACAAGATGCTGGGATTCACT aatcacatcAATCCAGCCATGGATTTCACTCAGACTCCTCCAGGGATGCTGGCATTGGACAACATGCTCTACTTGGCCAAATTTCATCAGGACACCTATATCAGA ATTGTTCTGGAGAACAGCAGTCGAGAAGATAAACATGAGTGTCCCTTTGGGCGCAGTGCCATTGAGCTTACCAGGATGCTTTGTGAGATCCTGCAAGTTGGGGAACTCC CCAATGAAGGCCGGAATGACTATCACCCCATGTTTTTCACCCATGACCGTGCATTTGAGGAGCTATTTGCCATCTGCATCCAGCTATTGAACAAGACCTGGAAAGAAATGAGGGCGACAGCAGAAGATTTTAATAAG GTTATGCAGGTTGTGAGGGAACAGATCACACGGGCTCTCCCCTCTAAACCAAACTCCTTGGACCAGTTCAAGAGCAAACTGCGCAGCCTGAGCTATTCTGAGATTCTGCGACTTCGCCAGTCTGAGAGAATGAGCCAAGATGACTTCCAGTCACCACCTATTGT GGAGCTGAGAGAGAAAATCCAACCTGAGATCTTGGAGCTGATAAAGCAACAGCGCCTGAACAGGCTTTGTGAGGGAAGTAGCTTTCGAAAAATTGGAAATCGCAGAAGACAAG AAAGATTTTGGTATTGTCGCCTGGCTCTGAATCACAAGGTGCTACACTATGGAGATCTGGAAGATAATGCCCAGGGAGAAGTGACCTTTGAATCtctacaggaaaaaa TTCCAGTTGCAGACATCAAAGCCATTGTCACAGGGAAGGATTGTCCACACATGAAGGAGAAAAGTGCACTGAAACAGAACAAG GAAGTGTTAGAATTGGCCTTCTCGATATTATACGATCCTGATGAGACCTTGAACTTCATTGCACCTAATAAATATGAG